From one Paenibacillus terrae HPL-003 genomic stretch:
- a CDS encoding endo-1,4-beta-xylanase: MGVGGIALRSFLYKSLGLVLVGVLLLPVGWWGLSVAEATPTVEHSQSVADTVLSTGSVNKTIGTYGFEQGNVEGWKPRGTYTQIATVSEAAYGGVHSLKVTARTEVWNGAELDVKSLLQPGVEYEISGYVKQDGNSTTPSVIKFTVEQQPTGGATTWKTVAQTETTDTSWAKLQGTYTFTGGMDTLKLYVESSNPAQAYYLDEVEIRQVSETPTTPPTEPTSGIESRFEDGTAQGWVSRMGTETVQVSNADARTGSYSLLTTGRQQTYAGPKLDVTATVQKGSRYTVSAWVKLAPGEQQPAKVRLSVQRDHQGESTYETVVGNTAITTGGWTHLYGTYTLAHEADTVSMYLETPEGTASFYMDDFELSLVPPLAIEKDIPSLHGLYQGQFSIGTAIEAFQTEGAYGELVQKHFNSVVAGNAMKPISLQPSEGQFHWEEADRIVQFAQQHGIAIRFHTLVWHNQTGDWMFKDKNGQPMTPTAENKKLLLDRLETHIRAVAARYKNVITDWDVVNEVIDPDQPDGMRRSKWYQITGTDYIDKAFRVTREAAGPNARLYINDYNTHEPKKRDFLYNLVRDLLAKGVPIDGVGHQSHIRLEFPAIDEMEQSIEKFASLGLDNQITELDMGLYSNDTDHYETIPEAMLIRQAHRYRALFDMFSRQQEHISNVTIWGTDDGNTWLSMFPIARLDKPLLFDERLKAKYAYWALVDPSKVPPLPAGSNE; this comes from the coding sequence GTGTTGTTATTGCCAGTGGGGTGGTGGGGGCTGTCTGTAGCGGAGGCGACTCCAACTGTGGAACATTCCCAGTCAGTTGCGGATACGGTTCTGTCGACGGGGAGCGTGAATAAGACCATCGGGACGTATGGATTTGAGCAAGGCAACGTTGAGGGCTGGAAGCCTCGGGGGACTTATACCCAAATCGCAACCGTCTCAGAAGCTGCATATGGCGGCGTACACAGCCTGAAGGTAACCGCTCGCACGGAGGTTTGGAACGGTGCGGAGCTGGATGTGAAGTCGCTGTTGCAGCCGGGTGTGGAATATGAGATTAGCGGCTATGTGAAGCAGGACGGTAATTCTACGACGCCGAGCGTGATTAAGTTTACGGTGGAGCAGCAGCCGACAGGCGGGGCCACGACATGGAAGACGGTTGCGCAGACAGAGACGACGGATACATCGTGGGCCAAACTTCAAGGGACATATACATTCACCGGGGGGATGGATACATTGAAGTTGTATGTGGAAAGCTCGAATCCTGCACAGGCCTATTATCTGGATGAGGTGGAAATCAGGCAGGTGTCGGAGACACCAACCACTCCCCCAACGGAGCCGACAAGTGGTATCGAATCCAGATTTGAAGATGGTACGGCTCAAGGCTGGGTATCCCGTATGGGCACCGAGACGGTGCAGGTGTCGAATGCCGATGCACGAACCGGATCGTACAGTCTGTTGACGACAGGCAGACAACAAACATATGCCGGGCCAAAGCTGGACGTGACTGCTACAGTGCAAAAAGGCAGCCGTTACACGGTCAGCGCTTGGGTAAAGCTGGCACCGGGCGAGCAGCAGCCTGCCAAGGTGCGCCTCAGCGTACAGCGCGATCATCAAGGTGAAAGTACGTATGAAACTGTGGTAGGCAACACGGCCATCACGACTGGGGGATGGACGCATTTGTACGGAACGTATACTCTCGCGCATGAGGCAGACACCGTCTCTATGTATTTGGAAACGCCAGAAGGTACGGCTTCCTTTTACATGGATGATTTCGAGCTGTCGCTTGTGCCGCCGTTGGCTATTGAGAAGGACATTCCCTCTTTGCATGGATTGTATCAGGGACAGTTCAGCATCGGTACGGCTATTGAAGCTTTCCAGACAGAAGGGGCTTACGGGGAGCTGGTGCAGAAGCATTTTAACAGCGTCGTCGCCGGAAATGCGATGAAGCCGATCTCCTTGCAGCCGTCCGAAGGACAGTTCCATTGGGAAGAAGCAGACCGGATTGTGCAATTTGCCCAGCAGCATGGGATTGCTATCCGTTTCCATACACTGGTGTGGCATAACCAGACCGGCGATTGGATGTTTAAGGATAAGAATGGACAGCCGATGACGCCGACCGCGGAAAATAAAAAGCTTTTGCTGGATCGGCTGGAGACGCATATTCGTGCTGTTGCAGCCCGTTATAAAAATGTAATCACCGATTGGGATGTGGTGAATGAAGTCATTGATCCCGACCAGCCGGACGGTATGCGCCGCAGCAAGTGGTATCAGATTACCGGCACGGATTATATTGACAAAGCATTCCGTGTCACGAGGGAAGCGGCGGGTCCGAACGCCCGGCTGTACATTAACGATTACAACACGCATGAACCGAAGAAACGGGATTTTCTGTACAATTTGGTGCGTGATTTACTCGCTAAAGGCGTACCGATCGATGGCGTAGGTCACCAATCGCATATCCGCCTGGAGTTCCCTGCTATTGACGAGATGGAGCAGTCTATTGAAAAGTTTGCTTCGCTCGGCCTGGATAATCAGATCACGGAGCTGGATATGGGCCTGTATTCTAATGATACAGACCACTACGAAACGATACCTGAAGCCATGCTGATCCGGCAGGCTCACCGCTATCGGGCGTTGTTCGATATGTTTTCCCGACAGCAGGAGCATATCAGTAATGTGACGATTTGGGGTACGGATGATGGAAATACGTGGCTCAGTATGTTCCCGATTGCCCGGCTGGATAAGCCGCTGCTGTTCGACGAACGGTTAAAGGCCAAATATGCCTATTGGGCGCTTGTTGACCCGTCCAAAGTACCGCCGCTGCCAGCGGGGAGCAACGAATAG